One genomic segment of Pseudomonas fortuita includes these proteins:
- a CDS encoding VOC family protein, whose product MSQPKAYLEHVAFWVRDIQWHIRFFNEVCGMALREAQGDVEQPTQYWTLGGLQFIHQPDFAGPEGRMAHLGIMCEDLEAALAAAQRFGVSEMPQGRNWLRLPDGLAVEFIQASPATCVAQALAIDPRAEVSA is encoded by the coding sequence ATGAGCCAGCCGAAAGCCTACCTCGAACACGTTGCCTTCTGGGTGCGCGACATTCAGTGGCATATCCGTTTCTTCAACGAAGTGTGCGGTATGGCCCTGCGAGAAGCGCAGGGCGATGTCGAGCAGCCCACGCAGTACTGGACGCTGGGCGGCCTGCAGTTCATTCACCAGCCTGACTTCGCCGGGCCGGAGGGGCGCATGGCCCACCTGGGCATCATGTGCGAGGACCTCGAAGCCGCCCTTGCCGCAGCCCAGCGCTTCGGCGTCAGCGAAATGCCTCAGGGCCGCAACTGGCTGCGCCTGCCGGACGGTTTGGCAGTTGAGTTCATCCAGGCCTCGCCGGCCACTTGCGTCGCCCAGGCACTGGCCATCGACCCGCGTGCGGAGGTATCGGCATGA